In Elaeis guineensis isolate ETL-2024a chromosome 1, EG11, whole genome shotgun sequence, a genomic segment contains:
- the LOC105032318 gene encoding putative leucine-rich repeat receptor-like serine/threonine-protein kinase At2g24130 isoform X3, whose translation MIDFSYLIMQCRYFFGFFRDWFVHHIPIFCHRYPQWKSQEAVLHHCLKKNPQNYSNRNLSKMCSSTTIITQLLFLLLPSVVQPFYLRNDISLDRSALLAFKKAILVDPGNALSNWSETTYVCEWNGIVCGLNPERVTELDLKSSIPIELGALSNLGLLGIQGNHIQNEIPESFGMLRKLRYIDLSNNQLSGRLPTSLFYNCTQLSYVDLSNNWFTGLIPPQLGNQLPSLENLLLYQNQLTGSVPASLSNSTEMVEIDLENNYLSGTLPSEILMHLPSLKILHLSYNNFSSDDQNSNLAPFFISIANLTHLEELELAGNYLGGTLPSTIGLLSVNLSQVYLQDNLIHGAIPSNISKLSKLMSLNLSNNLLNGIIPLELILLPNLERLWLANNVLNGRIPSPPGVLNSLGLLDLSKNNLSGSIPTTLANLTQLRILILNGNLLSGSIPSSLGSTKLELLDLSHNRLTGAIPAEVASLSSMAIYFNLSDNLLGGALPMELSKMDKVRSIDLSSNNFSSNIPSSMGSCEVVELVNLSHNHLQGPIPGSLGNLLSLQSLDLSFNFLSGEIPASLQKCTSLRLLDLSFNNFSGPLPENSLFNSLTPKLIEGNHFCGSEIGLPSCQTKKRSMIHSQKSLILFVSIVSMSSFLLTIICVIGYKNLRHAMFRRDDVDSSNFSLDLSTSYPRITYREIVEATAGFEQSRLIGSGSFGQVYRGVLSDDSVVAIKVLQLQSSNSAKSFNRECQVLKRIRHRNLMRIITACSLPDFKALVLPFMVNGSLESHLYLQAQQSASSKLSLIERVNICSDIAEGLAYLHHHSPVQIIHCDLKPSNILLNDDMTALVSDFGIARLVMKVAEGNIQYDTTTNSTANLLCGSIGYVAPEYGYRRGASTKGDVYSFGILVLEIVTRKRPTDDMFIEGLSLQRWVKNHYHDQLENVIDYFLMQDLQDQSPDVRDMWEVAIVELLELGLICTQETPSTRPSMLDVADDLDRLKHYLGCDKTATFTSSHGISSSTITGDYW comes from the exons ATGATAGATTTCTCATATCTAATTATGCAATGCAGATATTTTTTTGGCTTCTTCAGGGATTGGTTTGTTCACCATATTCCCATCTTTTGCCATAGATATCCACAATGGAAGTCTCAAGAAGCTGTATTGCATCATTGTTTGAAGAAGAATCCTCAGAATTACAGTAACAGGAATTTGTCAAAAATGTGCTCTTCTACCACGATCATAACCCaacttctcttcctcctcctcccttctgTTGTTCAACCTTTCTATCTGAGAAATGATATTAGTTTGGACAGATCTGCGTTGTTGGCATTCAAGAAAGCCATTCTGGTTGATCCCGGGAATGCCCTCAGTAACTGGAGTGAGACGACCTATGTCTGCGAGTGGAATGGCATTGTTTGCGGTCTGAATCCTGAAAGAGTGACTGAACTCGATCTCAAGA GTTCTATTCCCATCGAGCTTGGAGCTTTGTCTAACCTTGGGCTACTTGGAATCCAAGGGAATCATATACAGAATGAAATCCCTGAGAGCTTTGGCATGCTTAGGAAACTTCGTTACATCGACCTCAGCAACAACCAGCTTAGTGGAAGGCTCCCAACATCTCTCTTCTACAATTGCACTCAATTAAGCTATGTAGATCTTTCTAATAATTGGTTTACTGGTTTGATTCCTCCGCAGCTTGGAAATCAACTTCCTTCTCTGGAGAACCTCCtcctttatcaaaatcaattgacAGGTAGTGTTCCAGCTTCTCTCTCTAATTCAACAGAGATGGTGGAGATCGATCTCGAAAACAATTATCTGAGTGGTACGTTACCATCAGAAATCTTGATGCATCTACCTTCTTTGAAGATACTGCACCTTTCATATAACAACTTCTCAAGTGATGATCAGAATTCAAATCTTGCCCCCTTCTTCATTTCAATTGcaaatttgactcatctagaagaGCTGGAACTGGCAGGGAACTATCTTGGAGGTACATTGCCTTCCACCATAGGCCTTCTTAGTGTTAATCTCTCACAGGTTTATCTCCAAGATAATCTCATCCATGGAGCAATCCCATCAAATATATCAAAACTTTCCAAATTGATGTCGCTGAATCTATCAAACAATCTTTTGAATGGAATTATTCCCTTAGAGTTAATTCTTTTACCCAATTTAGAAAGATTGTGGTTAGCTAACAATGTGCTCAACGGTCGAATCCCATCTCCTCCTGGCGTTTTAAATAGCCTGGGACTCTTAGACCTATCAAAAAACAATCTTTCTGGTTCCATTCCGACCACATTAGCAAATCTAACTCAGCTGAGAATACTCATTCTTAATGGAAACTTGCTTTCAGGATCCATACCTTCAAGCCTGGGGAGTACAAAATTAGAGCTTCTGGATTTGTCTCATAACAGGCTCACAGGAGCCATACCAGCTGAAGTTGCAAGCTTGAGCTCGATGGCTATATACTTCAATCTGTCAGACAATTTGTTAGGAGGAGCACTGCCCATGGAGCTGAGCAAAATGGACAAAGTTCGGTCCATCGATCTCTCCTCAAATAATTTCAGCAGCAACATTCCTTCCAGTATGGGAAGTTGTGAAGTAGTTGAGCTGGTAAACTTATCACACAATCATCTTCAAGGGCCAATTCCTGGGTCCTTGGGTAACCTGCTAAGCCTTCAATCCTTAGACCTCTCTTTCAATTTCCTGTCGGGTGAAATTCCTGCATCTCTTCAGAAGTGCACCAGCCTTAGGTTACTGGACCTCTCATTCAACAACTTCAGTGGACCGTTACCAGAAAACAGTCTATTCAATTCTTTAACACCGAAATTGATTGAAGGAAATCATTTCTGTGGATCAGAGATTGGCCTTCCAAGTTGCCAAACTAAGAAGAGAAGCATGATACATTCTCAGAAATCCCTCATATTGTTTGTAAGTATTGTCTCCATGTCAAGTTTTCTTCTCACAATAATATGTGTGATAGGTTATAAGAATCTAAGACATGCAATGTTTCGAAGAGATGATGTGGACTCAAGTAACTTTTCTCTTGACTTATCAACAAGTTACCCTAGAATTACTTACAGAGAAATTGTAGAGGCTACAGCCGGGTTTGAGCAGAGCAGATTGATTGGATCTGGTAGCTTTGGACAAGTCTACAGAGGGGTCTTAAGTGATGACAGTGTAGTTGCAATAAAAGTTTTACAGCTGCAAAGCAGCAACTCTGCCAAAAGTTTCAATAGAGAATGCCAAGTTCTGAAGAGGATTCGACACAGGAACCTGATGAGAATCATCACAGCATGCAGTCTTCCAGATTTCAAAGCTCTGGTGCTTCCTTTCATGGTAAACGGGAGCCTGGAGAGCCATCTCTATCTGCAGGCACAACAATCTGCATCCTCAAAATTGAGCTTAATCGAACGGGTGAACATTTGCAGTGACATTGCTGAGGGGTTGGCTTACTTGCACCATCACTCACCAGTGCAGATCATCCACTGTGACTTGAAACCAAGCAACATTCTCCTTAATGATGACATGACTGCACTCGTATCCGACTTTGGAATAGCTAGACTGGTCATGAAAGTAGCAGAAGGAAACATACAATATGATACTACAACCAACTCAACAGCTAACCTTCTTTGTGGATCAATTGGATATGTTGCTCCAG AGTATGGATACAGAAGAGGTGCATCAACAAAGGGTGATGTCTACAGCTTTGGCATTCTTGTGTTAGAAATTGTAACCAGAAAGAGACCCACAGATGACATGTTTATCGAGGGTCTAAGCTTGCAGAGGTGGGTGAAGAACCACTATCATGATCAACTGGAAAATGTTATTGACTACTTCCTAATGCAAGATCTGCAGGACCAGAGCCCTGACGTTAGAGACATGTGGGAAGTTGCCATTGTGGAACTGCTTGAGCTTGGGCTTATCTGCACCCAAGAAACCCCTTCAACCAGACCCAGCATGCTTGATGTTGCTGATGATCTGGACAGACTAAAACACTATCTTGGATGCGACAAAACTGCAACCTTTACATCATCACATGGCATATCATCATCTACCATCACCGGAGATTATTGGTAA
- the LOC105032318 gene encoding putative leucine-rich repeat receptor-like serine/threonine-protein kinase At2g24130 isoform X1: MIDFSYLIMQCRYFFGFFRDWFVHHIPIFCHRYPQWKSQEAVLHHCLKKNPQNYSNRNLSKMCSSTTIITQLLFLLLPSVVQPFYLRNDISLDRSALLAFKKAILVDPGNALSNWSETTYVCEWNGIVCGLNPERVTELDLKSKYLLGTISPFLSNLSYLQLLDLSDNSLQGSIPIELGALSNLGLLGIQGNHIQNEIPESFGMLRKLRYIDLSNNQLSGRLPTSLFYNCTQLSYVDLSNNWFTGLIPPQLGNQLPSLENLLLYQNQLTGSVPASLSNSTEMVEIDLENNYLSGTLPSEILMHLPSLKILHLSYNNFSSDDQNSNLAPFFISIANLTHLEELELAGNYLGGTLPSTIGLLSVNLSQVYLQDNLIHGAIPSNISKLSKLMSLNLSNNLLNGIIPLELILLPNLERLWLANNVLNGRIPSPPGVLNSLGLLDLSKNNLSGSIPTTLANLTQLRILILNGNLLSGSIPSSLGSTKLELLDLSHNRLTGAIPAEVASLSSMAIYFNLSDNLLGGALPMELSKMDKVRSIDLSSNNFSSNIPSSMGSCEVVELVNLSHNHLQGPIPGSLGNLLSLQSLDLSFNFLSGEIPASLQKCTSLRLLDLSFNNFSGPLPENSLFNSLTPKLIEGNHFCGSEIGLPSCQTKKRSMIHSQKSLILFVSIVSMSSFLLTIICVIGYKNLRHAMFRRDDVDSSNFSLDLSTSYPRITYREIVEATAGFEQSRLIGSGSFGQVYRGVLSDDSVVAIKVLQLQSSNSAKSFNRECQVLKRIRHRNLMRIITACSLPDFKALVLPFMVNGSLESHLYLQAQQSASSKLSLIERVNICSDIAEGLAYLHHHSPVQIIHCDLKPSNILLNDDMTALVSDFGIARLVMKVAEGNIQYDTTTNSTANLLCGSIGYVAPEYGYRRGASTKGDVYSFGILVLEIVTRKRPTDDMFIEGLSLQRWVKNHYHDQLENVIDYFLMQDLQDQSPDVRDMWEVAIVELLELGLICTQETPSTRPSMLDVADDLDRLKHYLGCDKTATFTSSHGISSSTITGDYW, encoded by the exons ATGATAGATTTCTCATATCTAATTATGCAATGCAGATATTTTTTTGGCTTCTTCAGGGATTGGTTTGTTCACCATATTCCCATCTTTTGCCATAGATATCCACAATGGAAGTCTCAAGAAGCTGTATTGCATCATTGTTTGAAGAAGAATCCTCAGAATTACAGTAACAGGAATTTGTCAAAAATGTGCTCTTCTACCACGATCATAACCCaacttctcttcctcctcctcccttctgTTGTTCAACCTTTCTATCTGAGAAATGATATTAGTTTGGACAGATCTGCGTTGTTGGCATTCAAGAAAGCCATTCTGGTTGATCCCGGGAATGCCCTCAGTAACTGGAGTGAGACGACCTATGTCTGCGAGTGGAATGGCATTGTTTGCGGTCTGAATCCTGAAAGAGTGACTGAACTCGATCTCAAGAGTAAATATCTTTTAGGAACAATCTCGCCATTTCTCTCCAATCTTTCTTACCTTCAATTACTTGATTTGTCTGATAATTCACTCCAAGGTTCTATTCCCATCGAGCTTGGAGCTTTGTCTAACCTTGGGCTACTTGGAATCCAAGGGAATCATATACAGAATGAAATCCCTGAGAGCTTTGGCATGCTTAGGAAACTTCGTTACATCGACCTCAGCAACAACCAGCTTAGTGGAAGGCTCCCAACATCTCTCTTCTACAATTGCACTCAATTAAGCTATGTAGATCTTTCTAATAATTGGTTTACTGGTTTGATTCCTCCGCAGCTTGGAAATCAACTTCCTTCTCTGGAGAACCTCCtcctttatcaaaatcaattgacAGGTAGTGTTCCAGCTTCTCTCTCTAATTCAACAGAGATGGTGGAGATCGATCTCGAAAACAATTATCTGAGTGGTACGTTACCATCAGAAATCTTGATGCATCTACCTTCTTTGAAGATACTGCACCTTTCATATAACAACTTCTCAAGTGATGATCAGAATTCAAATCTTGCCCCCTTCTTCATTTCAATTGcaaatttgactcatctagaagaGCTGGAACTGGCAGGGAACTATCTTGGAGGTACATTGCCTTCCACCATAGGCCTTCTTAGTGTTAATCTCTCACAGGTTTATCTCCAAGATAATCTCATCCATGGAGCAATCCCATCAAATATATCAAAACTTTCCAAATTGATGTCGCTGAATCTATCAAACAATCTTTTGAATGGAATTATTCCCTTAGAGTTAATTCTTTTACCCAATTTAGAAAGATTGTGGTTAGCTAACAATGTGCTCAACGGTCGAATCCCATCTCCTCCTGGCGTTTTAAATAGCCTGGGACTCTTAGACCTATCAAAAAACAATCTTTCTGGTTCCATTCCGACCACATTAGCAAATCTAACTCAGCTGAGAATACTCATTCTTAATGGAAACTTGCTTTCAGGATCCATACCTTCAAGCCTGGGGAGTACAAAATTAGAGCTTCTGGATTTGTCTCATAACAGGCTCACAGGAGCCATACCAGCTGAAGTTGCAAGCTTGAGCTCGATGGCTATATACTTCAATCTGTCAGACAATTTGTTAGGAGGAGCACTGCCCATGGAGCTGAGCAAAATGGACAAAGTTCGGTCCATCGATCTCTCCTCAAATAATTTCAGCAGCAACATTCCTTCCAGTATGGGAAGTTGTGAAGTAGTTGAGCTGGTAAACTTATCACACAATCATCTTCAAGGGCCAATTCCTGGGTCCTTGGGTAACCTGCTAAGCCTTCAATCCTTAGACCTCTCTTTCAATTTCCTGTCGGGTGAAATTCCTGCATCTCTTCAGAAGTGCACCAGCCTTAGGTTACTGGACCTCTCATTCAACAACTTCAGTGGACCGTTACCAGAAAACAGTCTATTCAATTCTTTAACACCGAAATTGATTGAAGGAAATCATTTCTGTGGATCAGAGATTGGCCTTCCAAGTTGCCAAACTAAGAAGAGAAGCATGATACATTCTCAGAAATCCCTCATATTGTTTGTAAGTATTGTCTCCATGTCAAGTTTTCTTCTCACAATAATATGTGTGATAGGTTATAAGAATCTAAGACATGCAATGTTTCGAAGAGATGATGTGGACTCAAGTAACTTTTCTCTTGACTTATCAACAAGTTACCCTAGAATTACTTACAGAGAAATTGTAGAGGCTACAGCCGGGTTTGAGCAGAGCAGATTGATTGGATCTGGTAGCTTTGGACAAGTCTACAGAGGGGTCTTAAGTGATGACAGTGTAGTTGCAATAAAAGTTTTACAGCTGCAAAGCAGCAACTCTGCCAAAAGTTTCAATAGAGAATGCCAAGTTCTGAAGAGGATTCGACACAGGAACCTGATGAGAATCATCACAGCATGCAGTCTTCCAGATTTCAAAGCTCTGGTGCTTCCTTTCATGGTAAACGGGAGCCTGGAGAGCCATCTCTATCTGCAGGCACAACAATCTGCATCCTCAAAATTGAGCTTAATCGAACGGGTGAACATTTGCAGTGACATTGCTGAGGGGTTGGCTTACTTGCACCATCACTCACCAGTGCAGATCATCCACTGTGACTTGAAACCAAGCAACATTCTCCTTAATGATGACATGACTGCACTCGTATCCGACTTTGGAATAGCTAGACTGGTCATGAAAGTAGCAGAAGGAAACATACAATATGATACTACAACCAACTCAACAGCTAACCTTCTTTGTGGATCAATTGGATATGTTGCTCCAG AGTATGGATACAGAAGAGGTGCATCAACAAAGGGTGATGTCTACAGCTTTGGCATTCTTGTGTTAGAAATTGTAACCAGAAAGAGACCCACAGATGACATGTTTATCGAGGGTCTAAGCTTGCAGAGGTGGGTGAAGAACCACTATCATGATCAACTGGAAAATGTTATTGACTACTTCCTAATGCAAGATCTGCAGGACCAGAGCCCTGACGTTAGAGACATGTGGGAAGTTGCCATTGTGGAACTGCTTGAGCTTGGGCTTATCTGCACCCAAGAAACCCCTTCAACCAGACCCAGCATGCTTGATGTTGCTGATGATCTGGACAGACTAAAACACTATCTTGGATGCGACAAAACTGCAACCTTTACATCATCACATGGCATATCATCATCTACCATCACCGGAGATTATTGGTAA
- the LOC105032318 gene encoding uncharacterized protein isoform X5, with amino-acid sequence MIDFSYLIMQCRYFFGFFRDWFVHHIPIFCHRYPQWKSQEAVLHHCLKKNPQNYSNRNLSKMCSSTTIITQLLFLLLPSVVQPFYLRNDISLDRSALLAFKKAILVDPGNALSNWSETTYVCEWNGIVCGLNPERVTELDLKSKYLLGTISPFLSNLSYLQLLDLSDNSLQGSIPIELGALSNLGLLGIQGNHIQNEIPESFGMLRKLRYIDLSNNQLSGRLPTSLFYNCTQLSYVDLSNNWFTGLIPPQLGNQLPSLENLLLYQNQLTGSVPASLSNSTEMVEIDLENNYLSGTLPSEILMHLPSLKILHLSYNNFSSDDQNSNLAPFFISIANLTHLEELELAGNYLGGSIPSSLGSTKLELLDLSHNRLTGAIPAEVASLSSMAIYFNLSDNLLGGALPMELSKMDKVRSIDLSSNNFSSNIPSSMGSCEVVELVNLSHNHLQGPIPGSLGNLLSLQSLDLSFNFLSGEIPASLQKCTSLRLLDLSFNNFSGPLPENSLFNSLTPKLIEGNHFCGSEIGLPSCQTKKRSMIHSQKSLILFVSIVSMSSFLLTIICVIGYKNLRHAMFRRDDVDSSNFSLDLSTSYPRITYREIVEATAGFEQSRLIGSGSFGQVYRGVLSDDSVVAIKVLQLQSSNSAKSFNRECQVLKRIRHRNLMRIITACSLPDFKALVLPFMVNGSLESHLYLQAQQSASSKLSLIERVNICSDIAEGLAYLHHHSPVQIIHCDLKPSNILLNDDMTALVSDFGIARLVMKVAEGNIQYDTTTNSTANLLCGSIGYVAPEYGYRRGASTKGDVYSFGILVLEIVTRKRPTDDMFIEGLSLQRWVKNHYHDQLENVIDYFLMQDLQDQSPDVRDMWEVAIVELLELGLICTQETPSTRPSMLDVADDLDRLKHYLGCDKTATFTSSHGISSSTITGDYW; translated from the exons ATGATAGATTTCTCATATCTAATTATGCAATGCAGATATTTTTTTGGCTTCTTCAGGGATTGGTTTGTTCACCATATTCCCATCTTTTGCCATAGATATCCACAATGGAAGTCTCAAGAAGCTGTATTGCATCATTGTTTGAAGAAGAATCCTCAGAATTACAGTAACAGGAATTTGTCAAAAATGTGCTCTTCTACCACGATCATAACCCaacttctcttcctcctcctcccttctgTTGTTCAACCTTTCTATCTGAGAAATGATATTAGTTTGGACAGATCTGCGTTGTTGGCATTCAAGAAAGCCATTCTGGTTGATCCCGGGAATGCCCTCAGTAACTGGAGTGAGACGACCTATGTCTGCGAGTGGAATGGCATTGTTTGCGGTCTGAATCCTGAAAGAGTGACTGAACTCGATCTCAAGAGTAAATATCTTTTAGGAACAATCTCGCCATTTCTCTCCAATCTTTCTTACCTTCAATTACTTGATTTGTCTGATAATTCACTCCAAGGTTCTATTCCCATCGAGCTTGGAGCTTTGTCTAACCTTGGGCTACTTGGAATCCAAGGGAATCATATACAGAATGAAATCCCTGAGAGCTTTGGCATGCTTAGGAAACTTCGTTACATCGACCTCAGCAACAACCAGCTTAGTGGAAGGCTCCCAACATCTCTCTTCTACAATTGCACTCAATTAAGCTATGTAGATCTTTCTAATAATTGGTTTACTGGTTTGATTCCTCCGCAGCTTGGAAATCAACTTCCTTCTCTGGAGAACCTCCtcctttatcaaaatcaattgacAGGTAGTGTTCCAGCTTCTCTCTCTAATTCAACAGAGATGGTGGAGATCGATCTCGAAAACAATTATCTGAGTGGTACGTTACCATCAGAAATCTTGATGCATCTACCTTCTTTGAAGATACTGCACCTTTCATATAACAACTTCTCAAGTGATGATCAGAATTCAAATCTTGCCCCCTTCTTCATTTCAATTGcaaatttgactcatctagaagaGCTGGAACTGGCAGGGAACTATCTTGGAG GATCCATACCTTCAAGCCTGGGGAGTACAAAATTAGAGCTTCTGGATTTGTCTCATAACAGGCTCACAGGAGCCATACCAGCTGAAGTTGCAAGCTTGAGCTCGATGGCTATATACTTCAATCTGTCAGACAATTTGTTAGGAGGAGCACTGCCCATGGAGCTGAGCAAAATGGACAAAGTTCGGTCCATCGATCTCTCCTCAAATAATTTCAGCAGCAACATTCCTTCCAGTATGGGAAGTTGTGAAGTAGTTGAGCTGGTAAACTTATCACACAATCATCTTCAAGGGCCAATTCCTGGGTCCTTGGGTAACCTGCTAAGCCTTCAATCCTTAGACCTCTCTTTCAATTTCCTGTCGGGTGAAATTCCTGCATCTCTTCAGAAGTGCACCAGCCTTAGGTTACTGGACCTCTCATTCAACAACTTCAGTGGACCGTTACCAGAAAACAGTCTATTCAATTCTTTAACACCGAAATTGATTGAAGGAAATCATTTCTGTGGATCAGAGATTGGCCTTCCAAGTTGCCAAACTAAGAAGAGAAGCATGATACATTCTCAGAAATCCCTCATATTGTTTGTAAGTATTGTCTCCATGTCAAGTTTTCTTCTCACAATAATATGTGTGATAGGTTATAAGAATCTAAGACATGCAATGTTTCGAAGAGATGATGTGGACTCAAGTAACTTTTCTCTTGACTTATCAACAAGTTACCCTAGAATTACTTACAGAGAAATTGTAGAGGCTACAGCCGGGTTTGAGCAGAGCAGATTGATTGGATCTGGTAGCTTTGGACAAGTCTACAGAGGGGTCTTAAGTGATGACAGTGTAGTTGCAATAAAAGTTTTACAGCTGCAAAGCAGCAACTCTGCCAAAAGTTTCAATAGAGAATGCCAAGTTCTGAAGAGGATTCGACACAGGAACCTGATGAGAATCATCACAGCATGCAGTCTTCCAGATTTCAAAGCTCTGGTGCTTCCTTTCATGGTAAACGGGAGCCTGGAGAGCCATCTCTATCTGCAGGCACAACAATCTGCATCCTCAAAATTGAGCTTAATCGAACGGGTGAACATTTGCAGTGACATTGCTGAGGGGTTGGCTTACTTGCACCATCACTCACCAGTGCAGATCATCCACTGTGACTTGAAACCAAGCAACATTCTCCTTAATGATGACATGACTGCACTCGTATCCGACTTTGGAATAGCTAGACTGGTCATGAAAGTAGCAGAAGGAAACATACAATATGATACTACAACCAACTCAACAGCTAACCTTCTTTGTGGATCAATTGGATATGTTGCTCCAG AGTATGGATACAGAAGAGGTGCATCAACAAAGGGTGATGTCTACAGCTTTGGCATTCTTGTGTTAGAAATTGTAACCAGAAAGAGACCCACAGATGACATGTTTATCGAGGGTCTAAGCTTGCAGAGGTGGGTGAAGAACCACTATCATGATCAACTGGAAAATGTTATTGACTACTTCCTAATGCAAGATCTGCAGGACCAGAGCCCTGACGTTAGAGACATGTGGGAAGTTGCCATTGTGGAACTGCTTGAGCTTGGGCTTATCTGCACCCAAGAAACCCCTTCAACCAGACCCAGCATGCTTGATGTTGCTGATGATCTGGACAGACTAAAACACTATCTTGGATGCGACAAAACTGCAACCTTTACATCATCACATGGCATATCATCATCTACCATCACCGGAGATTATTGGTAA